A region from the Oncorhynchus clarkii lewisi isolate Uvic-CL-2024 chromosome 8, UVic_Ocla_1.0, whole genome shotgun sequence genome encodes:
- the LOC139414875 gene encoding SH3 domain-binding glutamic acid-rich-like protein 3, which yields MSIVVYFSSVSGSRELKQQQSQIFSFLDSKKIKYQAVDITQGSEIKEEMRKKTGNPAALPPQVFNKDVYCGDFSVFYEAVETGKAEAFFKL from the exons ATGTCTATCGTGGTGTATTTCAGCAGCGTGAGCGGATCCAGAGAG CTAAAGCAACAGCAGAGCCAGATCTTCTCCTTCCTGGACTCTAAGAAGATCAAGTACCAGGCTGTGGACATCACCCAGGGGTCAGAGATcaaagaggagatgaggaagaagACAGGAAACCCCGCCGCTCTGCCACCACAGGTTTTCAACAAGGACGTCTACTGCGGG GACTTCTCTGTGTTTTATGAGGCGGTGGAGACTGGAAAAGCAGAGGCCTTCTTTAAGCTGTAA